The Helianthus annuus cultivar XRQ/B chromosome 16, HanXRQr2.0-SUNRISE, whole genome shotgun sequence genome includes a window with the following:
- the LOC110918741 gene encoding uncharacterized protein LOC110918741, translating to MNTFVERMVVGGAYEFIGIKMIFFPILENDEYYMIVFDLENGEITVIDHKPDRTPLAGIRDHQDYYNKDTPYKVKHMLVAYLEHSEHPSKDKIAPAKIKRCDIHWATTAHPKDSAVFLMHHMQNFNGISKHFECGFSGNWKKKQKQILTLRKKFATRILLSDVNVMKGKVRDAALSV from the exons ATGAATACGTTCGTCGAAAGGATGGTCGTAGGCGGCGCATATGAATTCATTGGGATCAAAATGATTTTCTTTCCAATCCTGGAGAATGATGAatattacatgattgttttcgATCTGGAAAATGGCGAAATAACCGTCATAGACCACAAACCTGATCGCACACCCTTGGCTGGCATTAGGGATCATCAAGATTACTACAATAAAGATACACCATACAAAGTG AAGCATATGCTGGTCGCTTATTTGGAGCATTCCGAACATCCGTCAAAAGATAAAATTGCGCCAGCCAAGATTAAGAGATGTGATATCCATTGGGCGACAACTGCACATCCAAAGGATAGTGCAGTATTCCTTATGCACCACATGCAGAATTTTAACGGCATTAGTAAACACTTTGAATGTGGTTTTAGTGGCAACTGGAAGAAAAAGCAAAAACAGATTCTTACCCTCCGAAAAAAATTCGCTACACGCATACTACTCTCTGATGTGAATGTAATGAAGGGAAAGGTTCGCGATGCTGCATTATCAGTGTAA